The following are encoded together in the Macrobrachium rosenbergii isolate ZJJX-2024 chromosome 21, ASM4041242v1, whole genome shotgun sequence genome:
- the LOC136849448 gene encoding nucleolar protein 58-like, whose amino-acid sequence MPSKLLIKIEEEEEEEEEEEEEEEEEEEEEEEEEAEAEEEEEQQQQQQQQEQIVKKKKKKKKKKKKKKKKKKKKKKKKEEEEEEEEEEEKKEKTRNKIPESSRLRLTSPDRRKTLSLHQRHAKKTSFLITKFPQITNFLWSRDH is encoded by the exons ATGCCATCAAAATTGCTCatcaaaatagaagaagaagaagaagaagaagaagaagaagaagaagaagaagaagaagaagaagaagaagaagaagaagaagaagcagaagcagaggaagaagaagagcaacaacaacaacaacaacagcaagagcAGATTGTA aagaagaagaagaagaagaagaagaagaagaagaagaagaagaagaagaagaagaagaagaagaagaagaaggaggaggaggaggaggaggaggaggaggaggagaagaaggagaagacacgAAATAAAATTCCAGAATCTTCCAGACTGCGTCTGACCTCGCCGGACCGGCGAAAAACACTTTCTCTTCATCAGCGACACGCGAAAAAAACAAGTTTCTTAATAACGAAGTTTCCTCAAATCACAAACTTTCTCTGGTCCCGTGATCACTGA